One Synechococcus sp. JA-2-3B'a(2-13) genomic window carries:
- a CDS encoding alpha/beta hydrolase, translated as MLSNEPFLWRGAGEHACLLLHGLGGGVYELQWLAERLLAAGLTVQGFNYPGHDSAPHRLHDRRSAHMPPSRWTEWYGRALEHYLALQQEYPRVSLVGFSTGCLLALHLAFAHPIHKLVLLAPFFAIRHRWYYLFRPEQYLNSLGWLLKEVPRLSLPIRDGDARALAERTAYFRSFNLSAVRSALELIERVKGEVASIRVPTLILQSRQDMVVDPDQAMWLYQELGSEEKILSWLEHSDHILTLDCERETVFDQVCAFLNQDPSAPGSA; from the coding sequence ATGTTGAGTAACGAACCCTTTTTGTGGCGAGGAGCAGGGGAACACGCCTGTCTGCTGCTACATGGATTGGGGGGCGGTGTTTACGAGTTGCAATGGCTGGCAGAGCGGCTGTTGGCGGCTGGCCTGACGGTGCAGGGATTTAACTATCCCGGCCATGACAGTGCTCCGCATCGCTTACACGACCGCCGGTCTGCCCACATGCCCCCTTCCCGCTGGACGGAGTGGTACGGGCGGGCTTTGGAGCATTATCTGGCTTTGCAGCAGGAGTACCCGCGCGTTTCCTTGGTGGGCTTTTCCACCGGCTGTCTGCTGGCTTTGCACCTGGCTTTTGCCCATCCCATCCATAAATTGGTGCTGCTGGCGCCATTTTTCGCCATTCGCCACCGCTGGTACTATCTTTTTCGCCCTGAGCAGTACCTGAACAGCCTGGGTTGGCTATTGAAGGAGGTGCCCCGCCTCAGCTTGCCGATTCGGGATGGGGACGCTCGAGCCTTGGCAGAAAGAACGGCCTATTTCCGCAGCTTTAATCTGTCGGCGGTGCGCAGCGCTCTGGAGCTGATCGAGCGGGTCAAGGGGGAAGTGGCCAGCATCCGGGTTCCCACCCTGATCCTGCAATCCCGCCAAGATATGGTGGTGGACCCCGACCAGGCAATGTGGCTCTATCAAGAGCTGGGATCCGAGGAGAAGATCTTGTCTTGGCTGGAGCACTCCGACCACATCCTCACTTTGGACTGCGAGCGGGAAACGGTGTTTGACCAGGTTTGCGCCTTCCTCAACCAGGATCCTTCTGCGCCCGGATCAGCGTAA
- a CDS encoding ZIP family metal transporter: MGSLASFIAGLATGLGALPALFLPSLSERVQGILLGFGGGVMLAATSFSLLVPGTEAAMALGYSPFGAAVVMVAGLLLGAIFLESAHRFFPHEHFFKGVEGENRAHLKRIWLFIIAIALHNFPEGLAVGVGFATGQVGDGLALALGIGLQNMPEGLVVALSLVGQGYSRLFAFGIALLTGLVEPIGGILGATVVSLAQPLLPWGMAFAAGAMLFVISDEIIPESHRQGLEREGTFGVISGFVVMMLLDITLG, from the coding sequence ATGGGATCCCTGGCTAGCTTTATCGCCGGCTTGGCGACGGGGCTGGGGGCTTTGCCGGCCCTTTTTCTTCCCTCGCTCTCCGAAAGGGTACAAGGGATCCTGCTGGGGTTTGGGGGTGGGGTGATGTTGGCGGCCACCTCTTTTTCCCTGCTGGTGCCGGGCACCGAGGCAGCCATGGCGCTGGGGTATTCCCCATTTGGGGCGGCTGTGGTGATGGTGGCAGGCCTGTTGTTGGGGGCGATCTTCCTGGAGAGTGCCCACCGCTTTTTTCCCCACGAGCACTTTTTCAAAGGGGTTGAAGGGGAGAACCGCGCCCATTTGAAGCGGATTTGGCTGTTCATCATTGCCATTGCCCTGCACAATTTCCCGGAAGGACTGGCGGTGGGAGTGGGTTTCGCTACCGGCCAAGTCGGCGATGGGTTGGCGTTGGCGTTGGGGATCGGCTTGCAGAACATGCCAGAAGGGCTGGTGGTGGCTTTGTCACTGGTGGGCCAGGGGTACTCGCGGCTGTTCGCTTTTGGCATCGCCCTGCTGACCGGACTGGTGGAGCCCATCGGCGGGATCCTGGGAGCAACGGTGGTCTCTCTGGCGCAGCCCCTACTACCCTGGGGCATGGCTTTTGCGGCGGGGGCGATGTTGTTTGTCATTTCCGATGAGATCATCCCTGAGTCGCACCGGCAGGGGTTGGAGCGGGAGGGCACCTTTGGGGTCATCAGTGGGTTTGTGGTGATGATGTTGCTGGATATCACCTTGGGCTAG
- a CDS encoding IS5-like element ISSoc13 family transposase (programmed frameshift), whose translation MKLVFLDENKWQKILAFLQTEERVNIGKEANCKQFIEAVLWIARSGAPWRYLPEGYGKWYTIYQRFHRWSRFGVWERMFKYFIDDPDLEHLIIDSTMVRAHSCAAGKKGEQALGRSRGGYSTKIHVSVDGLGNPLELRITGGEKSDITQGEELIEGWQRKDTKVIGDKGYDADKLIEKIGEAQAVIPPKRNRKTQRHYDKHLYQERHLIECFFHKLKQYRHLFSRFDKLARNFLSFLYLVSALFWLK comes from the exons ATGAAGTTGGTTTTTTTAGATGAAAACAAATGGCAGAAGATATTGGCTTTTTTACAGACAGAAGAGAGAGTTAACATTGGGAAAGAAGCAAACTGTAAACAGTTTATTGAAGCAGTTCTTTGGATAGCCCGTTCCGGTGCTCCTTGGCGCTACCTCCCAGAAGGATATGGCAAATGGTACACCATCTATCAAAGATTCCACCGGTGGAGTCGTTTTGGAGTGTGGGAACGGATGTTCAAGTATTTTATTGACGACCCTGATTTAGAGCATCTCATTATTGATTCAACCATGGTTCGAGCGCACTCCTGTGCTGCCGGAA AAAAAGGGGAGCAAGCTTTGGGGAGAAGCCGAGGCGGATACAGCACCAAGATTCATGTGAGTGTAGATGGGTTGGGAAATCCGCTGGAATTGAGAATAACTGGCGGAGAAAAGAGCGATATTACTCAAGGGGAAGAATTGATAGAGGGCTGGCAGAGAAAGGATACCAAAGTAATTGGGGATAAAGGATATGATGCGGATAAGTTGATTGAGAAGATAGGGGAAGCTCAAGCGGTTATTCCGCCTAAAAGGAATAGAAAGACGCAGCGGCATTATGACAAGCATCTGTATCAAGAGAGGCATTTAATCGAATGCTTTTTTCATAAGTTAAAGCAGTACCGGCATCTATTTTCTCGTTTTGACAAATTGGCCAGGAACTTCTTGAGTTTTCTCTATCTCGTCAGTGCTCTCTTTTGGCTCAAATGA